The Dasypus novemcinctus isolate mDasNov1 chromosome 11, mDasNov1.1.hap2, whole genome shotgun sequence DNA window tttatacacatgcatacatatgcTGGTATATATTAGATACAGTAATTCACAGGAAAACAGTACACCATAACAAATGGAGCTTATGGTAATGCTTATCTTTCAAAACTACCAGAAGCAGTAGCACAGTAGTAACAGTAAATTTAGCATTTTGTTGCTGAAAACTGAGATtcatcatttacattttaaaaatctattattttGAATAAGTGCAAATTTAGTGTTCCTGGGGTTTCACTAAACTGTCATACTGACAGTAGTTAGTTTGCAGtcaactctcaattctattttaaTATCAAATATGCATTTACACAAAGATGATCTTAAGAATATTTATCATAGCCTCTTTCCTGTCACCTAAATACCAGTCTTCCCCTCTTTGCTAGGCCTATAGAGTGACATTAATTAGCAGGCAGCAAACAGAATTGGAAAGTCATGTTTGCTACAAAGTACATTCCAACATTAAGTCTAAGTTATCCTTGCCTCATCtgctgttctgtttgtttttaaacaaacgTTTATCAGTTTGGAAGGGAACTTGTTCACTATGTGGTCTCATTATTATTTACCTGGAAAATGCCTTCCTCTGTAGGTCTCAGTGAATCCCACTCAGGAGAATCCAAGAACTGAAAGGGGAAAATGTAATGCAGAAATTCTCCATCAACTGTCACTCTGATCCTaacaaaacacaaagaacatCCTTTATGAgcgaagaagaaagagaacacaTTATTGGCAGAAATGTTGGGTATTTCAGATCTCTAATGACCTTTCAGATTTTTGAAGGGCAAAAAATTAAATCCGTGCATTTTAATAAGTGGCATACCATCCTCTAAGATTCATGTACTGATGTTCCTCATACAATATTGAGTGAAATGAGTCAGAAAATTCATCAAGCTTTACATTTATGATATGTGAACATTTATGTATACATAGTATAGCCCAACAAAGACTTTTAAAGCACCCAATCAGGTTTTAAATTAAGCAGGATGACATTTAAGAACATAAAGGAGTTATACTATAAATACCTCTATAacctaaatatttaaactttttaaaaacatgaataatCCTATTATTGTTTCCTCCCCCAAATTTTTGGTTATCCCAGTTTAGATTTCTCTATATGTTCTTCAAATATCCCCTTGCCAACTTCTAGCAAGGGGTCAATTGCTTgaatttactgaaaaaaaaaaacctaataattgtaaatataattttctcTATTAGTTAAAAGAATGTATTATTGAATAGTCCATTTGAAGTACATCACATGCCAACTTATGTAGTCTAGTAATTCAAGCTGACATCATCCTTTTCTTGACTTTCAGTGATTAGCGTGGAAGTAAACAGAGTACccagataaataaacaaacacatacTTTAATTTTAAGATGTACTTCATTTGATTTCTAAGAAGAAATATTAAGCCTCTAGATTACTTCCTGCTTCAAGTAAACAAGTGCTTTTGTCCATGACTCATGTACTGAAGACTTTCTCGAGCCTCAGCGTGCTAAATTCCACCCAGGACTATGCTACACCCAGATGGAAAAACACTGAAAAGAAATGCAAGCTCCAAGAGTACAAACCTTCCCGAAACAAGCAGGGAGAGTTTATCAATGGAGGTTTTCCCCTGCATGGCATAACAGTGCTCCTTTTCCAAGGTGACCACTTCAGAGCTCAAGGCAATTATTCTGAAGACAGGCAAAGTGATCCCCAGAGGCTGGAAAAGGGAACTGTACAACACCTGGAATTCTCGGGCAAAGGTAATGCTGTGAACTTGATATGCAATATGAACAAACTGTATGAAACAGATGATAAACAGTACAAAATTCCAAGAAAATATGTCGGCTGCACAGACATCTACCCAAGCCCAGACAGCAGAGCAGAGAAAGCCCAATCCTAGCAAACTGAAGACATAGAGGAGCCCAAAGAATCCACTTCCACCCATGAAACCTACTACAAATAAAATACTGGCAAGATGATAAATTGCCCCTTCTGCCTCTTGTTTCCAGTTTGTGCAGACTGGGTGTTCATCTATTAGGCTCTTCCATAAACTTGAATTTCTTTCCATGGCTATACCACCGTCTGTTTCGTTTTTCAGTCGACCATTGATGATATTTAAGCAAGTAATTAAGTCCTTTGCTTTTCCTTCATCAGAGTTTTGCTCAGTCTTCACAAAACCAGAGAAAACCTGGACACTGGAATCTCGGTGATTAAGAGTTGGGTGTGTATGGATCTTGAAAAACTAAGAATCCCATGCTCATTTCTTTAAGTTCATTTGGGCTCTGGATTCAGATCTAGTCCATAAATATTTTGTTGTGTCCTGTGCAAGAGAATAAAGCATCCAATTAAGCAAGAAGGAAAATTGAGAGGTATATTTAATAAGTCAACAGTTCTACTTATACAAGTTGACATCCTATTTTCTGTGatgatagaatattttaaatccaAATGCTGTCAAACCTTAATTCAATCTCTATgatataaaaagtatattttggaGTTTTGCTTAATAGTAGTAAATTATCTACAGAAATTTTAGCTAGCTACACAATTTTTAAGGAAGCTAAGTGCAATAATCAGTCTGTCTCCACACAGTGTTTAGTGCATCTTGGAATCACGTGGGATAGTAACAAATAAGGCAGATCCTTAGGCTGCTTCCAGACCTACTAAATCGGTCTCTGATGGTGGGGCCTGGGTATCTGAATTTTGGAAAGTCTGAAACCACCCATCCCCATGTGATTCTGGTACATCAACCCATGGCCCATCCTTTAGGGGTTACTGTCTGACAATAGGTTATTCATACTTGATAGGTAAGAAACTTAAGTCTCCCTGAAGCTAAGTAATTTACCCCAGGCCACAGAGTGGTGAGTGGCAAAGCAGAACCATAGCATGCATGCCTGTATGTCAGACCCAATAGTATGGCTTCTCAcaaaatatagtttaaaatagGCACtttgggaggcggacttggcccaatggatagggcatccgcctaccacatgggaggtccgcagttcaaaccctgagcctccttgacctgtgtggagctggtccacgtgcagtgctgatgcacccaaggagtgccctgccacgcaagggtgtcccccacgtaggggagcctcacgcacaaggagtgcgccccataaggagagccgcccagcgcgaaagaaagtgcagcctgcccaggaatggcgctgcacacatggagagctgacgcagcaagatgatacaacaaaaagagacatgaattcctacagaagaacacacagcgaatggacacagaaagcagacaattgagggcagggggtgggaaggggagagaaaaaaaaatcttaaaaataggcACTTGAAGCAATACCAATAAATCTATAACCGTAAGAAACACAAAATTAGGAGCCATATTTTAAGAGCACATGGTAGACTGTGACAATGCTCAATAAGTAGATGGTAATTATCTGAGAAATGTAAATTTGGTACTATTTTACTGTATTAGGGGTTATCTCAGGTTAGAGGTTGCAtctacataataaataaataatattcctGTTACTGACACAAAAATTTACCAGAAGGTCAAAAATGTTACCTACTCTTCCTCTGCATATACATTCTCTACCCTTTCAGCCATATGGTAAAAATGCTAATAAGTGATTTGAGTAAGGAGAGAATGAACCCATGATGACAGAGCTGTAGGGTAGGTGTCCACCAGGTTTGCTGACAATAAACGGTTTCAATGTGAAGCATTCATTTATTAGGTTGATGTTTTTTTAAGTATAACAACATTCAAAAGCCTTGAACTTTCATACTATATttagtgtttttatttctgaaata harbors:
- the POPDC3 gene encoding popeye domain-containing protein 3 — protein: MERNSSLWKSLIDEHPVCTNWKQEAEGAIYHLASILFVVGFMGGSGFFGLLYVFSLLGLGFLCSAVWAWVDVCAADIFSWNFVLFIICFIQFVHIAYQVHSITFAREFQVLYSSLFQPLGITLPVFRIIALSSEVVTLEKEHCYAMQGKTSIDKLSLLVSGRIRVTVDGEFLHYIFPFQFLDSPEWDSLRPTEEGIFQVTLTAETDCRYVSWRRKKLYLLFAEHRYISRLFSVLIGSDIADKLYALIDRIYIGKRYHYDIRLPNFYQMPSPDIPRLPLTEPFRNSRRYCDK